One Panicum virgatum strain AP13 chromosome 3N, P.virgatum_v5, whole genome shotgun sequence DNA segment encodes these proteins:
- the LOC120663928 gene encoding ABC transporter G family member 12-like, with protein MDGGGGEAWRGAVSPAARYAESGGASLTWENLTAVLPGGGGRATKKLVQGLYGYAVPGRVVAIMGPSGSGKSTLLDSLSGRLARNVVLTGKVLLNGKKRRLDYGVVAYVTQENILLGTLTVRETVTYSALLRLPSSMRKSEVRRIVDDTLDEMGLRECADRHIGTWHLRGISGGEKKRLSIALEILTRPRLLFLDEPTTGLDSAAAFSVVQTLRQLAVDGGRTIVSSVHQPSSEVFALFDDLCLLSGGECVYFGDAKLATQFFAETGFPCPSRRNPSDHFLRCVNSDFDDVPATMKGSMKLRAEAELDPLLNYSMSEIRERLVEKYRISDYAMMVRNTIQEIAKIEGVVEEVIRGSEASWFKQLRTLTSRSFTNMSRDLNYYWLRIIIYIVMAICLGTIYYDVGTSYTAIQARASCGGFVSGFMTFMSIGGFPSFIEEMKVFTLERQNGYYGVAVYIISNFLSSMPFLLTVSWASASITYWMVKFRPGFSYFAFFALNLYGGVSVIESLMMIISALVPNFLMGLILGAGVIGIMMLTSGFFRLLPELPKIFWRYPVSYVVYGSWGLKGGYKNDLIGLEFEPMMPGQPKLKGEYIITEMMGLSLDHSKWLDLAMIFVLLFAYRLTFFIVLKVKEAAAPYIRVAYTRFTVKRLERRASFRKTLAMTSLSKRHNQPHPMAIQEGLNSPMPY; from the exons atggacggcggcggcggggaggcgtggcgcggggcggtgtcgccggcggcgcgctacGCGGAGTCCGGCGGCGCCAGCCTGACGTGGGAGAACCTCACGGCGGTGctgccgggcggcggtggccgagCCACCAAGAAGCTGGTGCAGGGGCTGTACGGCTACGCCGTGCCCGGCCGCGTCGTCGCCATCATGGGGCCGTCCGGCTCCGGCAAGTCCACGCTCCTCGACTCGCTCTCCG GGAGGCTGGCCAGGAACGTGGTCCTCACCGGGAAGGTGCTGCTCAACGGCAAGAAGAGGCGGCTCGACTATGGCGTCGTG GCGTATGTGACCCAAGAGAACATACTGTTGGGCACGCTGACAGTCCGGGAGACGGTGACCTACTCGGCCCTGCTGCGGCTGCCGTCGAGCATGCGCAAGTCGGAGGTGCGCCGCATCGTGGACGACACGCTGGACGAGATGGGGCTCCGGGAGTGCGCCGACCGCCACATCGGGACCTGGCACCTCCGCGGCATCAGCGGCGGCGAGAAGAAGCGCCTGAGCATCGCGCTGGAAATCCTCACCCGCCCGCGCCTCCTCTTCCTGGACGAGCCCACCACGGGGctcgacagcgccgccgccttctccgtcGTGCAGACGCTGCGCcagctcgccgtcgacggcgGCCGCACCATCGTGTCCTCCGTGCACCAGCCCAGCAGCGAGGTCTTCGCGCTCTTTGACGACCTCTgcctcctctccggcggcgaGTGCGTCTACTTCGGTGATGCGAAGCTGGCAACGCAG TTCTTTGCGGAAACAGGCTTCCCCTGCCCCAGCCGGAGGAATCCATCCGACCATTTCCTCCGGTGTGTCAACTCTGACTTCGATGATGTCCCTGCCACCATGAAAGGATCCATGAAGCTGCGAGCA GAGGCAGAGCTTGATCCCCTGCTGAATTACTCCATGTCAGAGATCAGAGAACGGCTAGTGGAGAAGTACAGGATCTCCGATTATGCCATGATGGTCAGGAACACAATACAGGAGATAGCCAAGATT GAGGgtgtggtggaggaggtgatccGTGGCAGCGAGGCGAGCTGGTTCAAGCAGCTGCGCACGCTGACGAGCCGGTCCTTCACCAACATGTCCCGGGACCTCAACTACTACTGGCTGCGCATCATCATCTACATCGTCATGGCCATCTGCCTGGGCACCATCTACTACGACGTGGGCACCAGCTACACGGCCATCCAGGCGCGCGCCTCCTGCGGCGGCTTCGTGTCCGGCTTCATGACCTTCATGTCCATCGGCGGCTTCCCGTCCTTCATCGAGGAGATGAAGGTTTTCACCCTGGAGCGCCAGAATGGCTACTACGGCGTCGCCGTCTACATCATCTCCAACTTCCTGTCCTCCATGCCGTTCCTGCTCACCGTGTCTTGGGCCAGCGCCTCCATCACCTACTGGATGGTCAAGTTCCGGCCCGGGTTCAGCTACTTCGCCTTCTTCGCCCTCAACCTCTACGGCGGCGTCTCCGTCATCGAGAGCCTCATGATGATCATCTCTGCCCTCGTGCCAAACTTCCTCATGGGCCTCATCCTTGGTGCCGGCGTCATT GGGATCATGATGCTGACATCAGGATTCTTCCGGCTGCTTCCAGAACTTCCCAAGATCTTCTGGCGCTACCCGGTGTCCTACGTTGTGTATGGCTCATGGGGATTGAAG GGAGGGTACAAGAACGACCTGATCGGCCTGGAGTTCGAGCCCATGATGCCGGGGCAGCCGAAGCTCAAGGGCGAGTACATCATCACCGAGATGATGGGGCTGAGCCTGGACCACTCCAAGTGGCTGGACCTCGCCATGATCTTCGTCCTCCTCTTCGCCTACCGCCTCACCTTCTTCATCGTGCTCAAGGTCAAGGAGGCCGCCGCGCCGTACATCCGCGTCGCCTACACGCGCTTCACCGTCAAGCGCCTGGAGCGGCGCGCGTCGTTCAGGAAGACGCTGGCCATGACCTCGCTGTCCAAGCGGCACAACCAGCCGCACCCCATGGCCATCCAGGAGGGGCTCAACTCGCCCATGCCGTACTGA
- the LOC120663929 gene encoding coiled-coil domain-containing protein 25-like, producing the protein MVFYFKARPEAGDYTIFMGLDKYENEDLIMYGFPEDIWFHVDKMSSAHVYVRLNKGQTMDDMSEGLLEDCAQLVKANSIQGNKVNNIDVVYTPWYNLKKSPSMDVGQVGFHNPKLVRTIKVEKRINEIVNRLNKTKVERKPDLKAEREAVSAAEKTERKVQLRDKKRREEMERLEKEKQAEIRSYKGLMVQEKMTSNRQIASGSKTLQELEEDFF; encoded by the exons ATGGTGTTCTACTTCAAGGCGCGGCCCGAGGCCGGCGACTACACCATCTTCATGGGCCTCGACAAGTACGAGAACGAGGACCTCATCATGTACGGCTTCCCCGAGGACATCTG GTTCCATGTAGATAAGATGTCCTCTGCGCATGTATATGTGAGACTGAATAAAGGCCAGACAATGGATGACATGAGTGAAGGTCTGCTGGAAGACTGTGCACAGCTTGTCAAAGCTAATTCCATTCAAG GCAATAAAGTCAATAACATTGATGTAGTTTATACTCCATGGTACAATTTGAAGAAGAGCCCTTCAATGGATGTGGGTCAAGTTGGTTTTCACAACCCTAAATTG GTTCGGACCATTAAAGTAGAAAAGAGGATCAATGAGATTGTGAACCGCTTGAATAAGACAAAGGTGGAGCGGAAGCCTGACTTGAAGG CTGAAAGAGAGGCTGTGAGTGCTGCTGAAAAGACAGAAAGAAAGGTACAGCTTAGAGACAAG AAACGTAGGGAAGAAATGGAAAGGCTTGAGAAGGAGAAGCAAGCGGAAATAAGGAGCTACAAGGGGCTTATGGTCCAAGAGAAGATGACTTCTAACAGGCAAATCGCATCTGGCAGCAAGACCCTCCAAGAGCTCGAAGAAGACTTTTTTTGA
- the LOC120663930 gene encoding rhomboid-like protein 11, chloroplastic, with protein MAQQLLLLLPAPSRAYSKPLPSQSPTLASRSLRHHVSVSAAVRRGLLRCGMKRSGLVAELEIAKDKQPQSRRANGIFWILLLNFGIYVADHLFQIREIKALYLYHALPTWYQFVTSTFCHANWNHLSSNLFFVYIFGKLVEEEEGNFALWMSYILTGAGANLISWLVLPTSSVSLGASGAVFGLFTISVLVKMSWDWRKIIEVLILGQFVVDKVMEAARATTITGQSFQVNNIAHVSGALIGAALVFLVSRIPFSSNDDSPKTTKESK; from the exons ATggcgcagcagctgctgctcctcctgccCGCGCCTTCCAGAGCCTACTCGAAGCCCCTCCCCTCCCAATCTCCCACGCTCGCCTCCCGCTCCCTTCGCCACCACGTCTCCGTCTCCGCCGCTGTCCGGCGCGGCCTGCTCCGAtgcgggatgaagcgttcag GCTTGGTGGCGGAGCTGGAGATTGCCAAGGATAAGCAGCCGCAGAGCAGGCGCGCCAATGGCATCTTCTGGATCTTGCTGCTCAATTTCGGCATCTACGTGGCCGACCATTTGTTCCAG ATTCGGGAAATAAAAGCACTGTACCTGTATCATGCACTCCCTACATGGTATCAGTTTGTGACATCAACATTTTGCCATGCCAACTG GAATCATCTTTCAAGCAATCTCTTCTTTGTGTATATCTTTG GAAAGCttgtggaggaggaagaaggtaacTTTGCTTTGTGGATGTCTTACATTTTGACTGGTGCTGGGGCAAACTTGATTTCATGGTTGGTTCTCCCAACATCCTCTGTGTCACTTGGAGCATCTGGTGCTGTTTTTGGCCTTTTCACCATTAGTGTTCTAGTTAAG ATGTCATGGGACTGGAGAAAGATCATTGAGGTGCTTATCCTGGGGCAATTTGTTGTTGACAAG GTCATGGAAGCAGCACGAGCAACAACAATCACGGGCCAATCATTTCAAGTAAACAACATTGCTCATGTGTCAGGTGCTTTGATAGGTGCAGCGTTGGTGTTCCTGGTCAGCAGAATCCCCTTTTCATCCAACGATGATAGCCCGAAGACAACAAAAGAGAgtaaatag
- the LOC120667481 gene encoding protein PHYTOCHROME KINASE SUBSTRATE 1 encodes MACDAVCQQAGRDRRRAPAAVKPDCWDAADDPDEIGVFAAERYFYGDDALWCERSSSSLSLSSSAFRTGTLEHARSVVTAGTSSSEASWNSRSALLPVPIEPSDEKSRGAGAATPVAETEPCSGAESGRAERRRASSSSNSNLRRWLLAVAGCACARGDSGESVSADETEAGDDVLGAGGKKYNAEAEMIPELVFEEATAVTVRAGSGRWLLEGDQILARMEASSPIDIAGHGHRRAASSIELPVPVVLHPAATASSGERRRVKSLDEFRPLGDGQGSALGPATQNAAFTIAAGNAPRAAAGGGGSPGAEDDDATPSELGCAYPPSVVWSVVTADGAASGNFSSAASGYYYHYFSYGEDSTLRHAAANNGHRRRRRGITVTGSSLLMTCMNEKTVDAVGPARSVNRPEVEPAAVARLGAAGGSRNGHGGGYQDVMRRRGGR; translated from the exons ATGGC ATGCGATGCCGTGTGCCAGCAGGCGGGCAGGGACAGACGCAGAgcaccggcggcggtgaagcCGGATTGCTGGGACGCCGCCGACGACCCCGACGAGATCGGGGTCTTCGCCGCCGAGCGCTACTTCTACGGGGACGACGCGCTGTGGTGCGAgcgctcgtcgtcgtcgctgtcgcTGTCGTCGTCCGCGTTCAGGACGGGGACGCTCGAGCACGCCCGGTCCGTCGTCACGGCGGGCACCAGCTCGTCGGAGGCGAGCTGGAACAGCCGCTCCGCGCTGCTGCCCGTACCCATCGAGCCATCGGATGAGAAgtcgcgcggcgccggcgccgccactccGGTCGCCGAAACGGAGCCTTGTTCCGGGGCGGAGAGTGGGCGCGCCGAGCGTAGGCGCGCTTCTTCGTCGTCTAACTCTAACCTGCGGCGGTGGCTGCTCGCCGTGGCGGGTTGCGCTTGCGCCCGCGGCGACAGCGGGGAGTCGGTGAGCGCCGACGAAACGGAAGCCGGCGACGACGTCCTCGGTGCCGGTGGCAAGAAATATAACGCCGAAGCAGAGATGATCCCGGAGCTCGTGTTCGAGGAGGCCACGGCAGTGACGGTCAGGGCTGGCAGTGGCAGATGGCTCCTCGAAGGCGACCAAATCCTTGCCAGAATGGAGGCGTCTTCCCCCATTGACATCGCAGGGCACGGCCACCGCCGGGCCGCCAGCTCGATCGAATTGCCCGTGCCGGTGGTCTTGCATCCCGCAGCGACGGCATcctccggcgagcggcggcgcgtgaaATCTTTGGATGAGTTCAGGCCGTTGGGCGACGGCCAAGGGAGCGCGCTCGGTCCAGCGACGCAGAACGCTGCTTTTACAATCGCCGCCGGAAATGCTCCGCGCGCGGCCgctggcggcggagggagccctggcgccgaggacgacgacgcgACTCCGAGCGAGCTCGGATGCGCGTACCCACCGAGCGTCGTCTGGAGCGTGGTCACCGCGGACGGCGCGGCGTCCGGCAACTTCTCCAGCGCGGCGTCGGGCTACTACTACCACTACTTCAGCTACGGCGAGGACAGCACGTTGCGGCACGCCGCGGCGAACAACGGCCaccggaggaggagaagagggatCACCGTCACCGGCAGCAGCCTGCTGATGACGTGCATGAACGAGAAGACGGTCGACGCCGTCGGGCCCGCTCGGTCCGTTAACCGGCCGGAGGTCGAGCCGGCTGCCGTGGCGAGGCTGGGAGCTGCCGGCGGCAGCCGGAACGGCCATGGTGGAGGGTACCAGGACGTGatgcgccgccggggaggtagGTAG
- the LOC120667332 gene encoding major pollen allergen Lol p 11-like: MPQFRSSLVVALLLAATAVAAVAVAGSGKPGFVVTGRVYCDNCRAGFETNVSHNIQGATVSMECRHFETQKLHDKAEATTDAGGWYRMDIGDDHQDEICEVMLLKSPEADCAEVERFRDRSRVPLTRNNGMEMGGVRYANPIAFFRKEPLQNCGELLRGYDLYNDTSENP; this comes from the exons ATGCCGCAGTTTCGTAGTAGCCTCGTCGTCGCGCTGCTCCTGGCCGCCACGGCCGTggctgccgtcgccgttgcagGCAGCGGCAAGCCCGGGTTCGTCGTCACCGGCcgcgtctactgcgacaactgCCGCGCCGGGTTCGAGACCAACGTCTCCCACAACATCCAAG GCGCGACGGTGTCGATGGAGTGCCGGCACTTCGAGACGCAGAAGCTGCACGACAAGGCGGAGGCGACGACGGACGCCGGCGGGTGGTACCGGATGGACATCGGTGACGACCACCAGGACGAGATCTGCGAGGTGATGCTGCTCAAGAGCCCCGAGGCGGACTGCGCCGAGGTGGAGCGCTTCCGCGACCGCTCCCGCGTCCCGCTCACCCGGAACAACGGCATGGAGATGGGCGGCGTCCGCTACGCCAACCCCATCGCCTTCTTCCGGAAGGAGCCGCTCCAGAACTGCGGCGAGCTCCTCCGAGGATACGACCTCTACAACGACACGTCCGAGAACCCCTAA
- the LOC120663931 gene encoding metallothionein-like protein 2C: protein MSCCGGNCGCGAGCKCTSCTGCKMFPDVEATSATTTMVIAAATSKASSGGFEAAMESGGCDCNTCKCGTSCGCSCCSCN from the exons ATGTCTTGCTGCGGCGGCAACTGCGGGTGCGGCGCCGGCTGCAAGTGCACCTCATGCACCGG CTGCAAGATGTTCCCTGACGTGGaggccacctccgccaccaccaccatggtcatcgccgccgccaccagcaaggC GAGCTCCGGCGGGTTCGAGGCGGCGATGGAGAGCGGCGGCTGCGACTGCAACACCTGCAAGTGCGGCACCAGctgcggctgctcctgctgcagcTGCAACTGA
- the LOC120663932 gene encoding G-type lectin S-receptor-like serine/threonine-protein kinase At2g19130, translating into MNPLHIPLGLLLLASVQAPAPAAGATTDTLVAGQALAVGDRLVSSNGKFALGFFQPTDPVTSKSGNTTSPSWYLGIWFNNIPVFTTVWVANREQPITDPKLTQLKISSDGNLTIVSHGSPESIVWSTHIVANRTTGAGTNTTSAVLLDTGNLALLGSPSSNVTLWQSFDYPTDVVLPGAKFGRNKLTGFSRRAVTRKSLIDPDLGSYSIEIDTSGVVLKHRNPSVMYWRWASGASTLKLIPILKTMLQSNPQTKGLIDPTYVDDDEEEYYMYTSLDNSSLTFVSLDISGQIKMNVWSQAEQSWQAIFAQPADPCTPYATCGPFTTCNGTSRPFCDCMESFSQKSLQDWALDDRTGGCTRNTQLHCTSSEKNTTSSTDGFHPIAHVTLPYNPQSIDGATNQSKCEEACLSSCSCTAYSYNSSRCFVWHGELFSVNKNDGIDNNSEDVLYLRLAANDSPSLRRNKGKSSIGVVIAASIMGVGLLILMLLFRKKFKWCGTPSYDSQGDGGIIAFRYTDLGHATKNFSEKLGAGGFGCVFKGTLSDSTAIAVKRLDGARQGEKQFRAEVSSLGLIQHINLVKLIGFCCEGDKRLLVYEHMSNGSLDAHLFQGNAAALNWNTRHQIVLGVARGLSYLHQSCRECIIHCDIKPQNILLDGSFVPKIADFGMAAFVGRDFSRVLTTFRGTAGYLAPEWLGGVAITSKVDVYSFGMVLLEIISGRRNSPEAYSSVNYQIEYFPVQAISKLHEGDVQGLVDPQLHGDFNLKEAERVCKVAFWCIQDNELHRPTMGEVVRVLEGLQEIDMPPVPRLLAAITQGPGSVTEGSDASLMS; encoded by the coding sequence ATGAATCCCCTGCACATACCCCTCGGCCTTCTTCTCCTTGCTTCGGTGCAAGCTCCAGCTCCCGCTGCAGGCGCAACAACCGATACTCTCGTGGCAGGCCAGGCGCTCGCCGTCGGCGACAGGCTCGTCTCCAGCAACGGCAAGTTCGCGCTCGGCTTCTTCCAGCCAACAGACCCCGTCACCAGTAAGTCCGGCAACACCACCTCCCCCAGCTGGTACCTCGGCATATGGTTCAacaacatcccagttttcacgACCGTTTGGGTCGCCAACAGAGAGCAGCCAATCACTGACCCCAAGCTAACACAGCTGAAGATCTCGAGCGATGGCAACCTCACCATCGTGAGCCATGGCAGTCCTGAATCCATAGTCTGGTCCACTCACATTGTTGCCAATAGGACAACAGGAGCCGGCACAAACACCACCAGCGCCGTTCTCCTGGACACTGGGAACCTCGCCCTCCTAGGAAGCCCATCATCCAATGTCACCTTGTGGCAGAGCTTCGACTACCCGACCGACGTGGTGCTCCCAGGAGCCAAGTTCGGCAGGAACAAGCTCACCGGCTTCAGCCGTCGGGCCGTCACGAGGAAGAGCCTCATCGATCCGGACCTCGGCTCCTACTCCATCGAGATCGACACCAGCGGGGTGGTCCTCAAGCACCGCAACCCGTCGGTCATGTACTGGCGCTGGGCGTCCGGAGCGTCAACTCTGAAGCTCATACCGATACTCAAGACTATGCTGCAATCCAATCCACAGACAAAAGGCTTGATTGACCCCACATAcgttgatgatgatgaagaggagTACTACATGTACACTTCACTGGATAACTCGTCCTTGACATTCGTCTCGCTGGACATCTCCGGCCAGATCAAGATGAATGTTTGGTCACAGGCTGAACAGTCCTGGCAAGCCATATTTGCTCAACCTGCTGATCCCTGCACTCCGTATGCGACCTGCGGGCCGTTCACGACTTGCAATGGCACCTCCCGTCCATTCTGTGACTGTATGGAGAGCTTCTCCCAGAAGTCACTGCAGGATTGGGCGCTTGATGATCGAACTGGAGGCTGCACCAGAAACACCCAGTTACATTGCACTAGTAGTGAGAAGAACACAACAAGCTCGACAGATGGTTTCCACCCCATTGCTCATGTTACACTGCCCTATAACCCCCAAAGCATAGATGGTGCGACCAATCAGAGcaaatgtgaagaagcttgccTCAGTTCCTGCTCCTGCACTGCTTATTCCTACAACAGTAGCAGATGCTTCGTCTGGCATGGGGAGTTGTTTAGTGTAAATAAGAATGATGGCATCGACAATAATtccgaagatgttctttatcttcgCCTTGCCGCCAATGATTCGCCAAGTCTGAGAAGAAACAAAGGAAAATCAAGCATTGGAGTTGTTATTGCAGCAAGCATAATGGGTGTTGGGTTACTAATCCTCATGCTGTTGTTCAGAAAAAAATTCAAGTGGTGTGGCACGCCATCATACGACAGTCAAGGTGATGGTGGAATTATAGCCTTTCGATACACTGATTTAGGTCATGCTACTAAAAATTTCTCGGAAAAGCTTGGAGCAGGTGGTTTTGGCTGTGTATTCAAGGGAACACTAAGTGACTCGACTGCTATAGCAGTGAAAAGGCTTGATGGTGCCCGTCAGGGAGAAAAGCAATTCAGGGCTGAGGTGAGTTCACTTGGGCTGATCCAACATATCAACCTAGTCAAATTGATTGGCTTCTGCTGTGAAGGTGATAAGAGGCTACTTGTGTATGAACACATGTCAAATGGCTCTCTCGACGCCCATCTATTTCAGGGCAATGCTGCTGCCCTAAATTGGAACACCAGGCACCAAATAGTCCTTGGAGTTGCTAGAGGACTATCCTACTTGCATCAGAGTTGCCGAGAATGCATCATACACTGTGATATTAAGCCACAAAACATACTTCTAGATGGATCATTTGTTCCTAAAATTGCAGACTTTGGGATGGCAGCATTTGTAGGAAGGGACTTTAGCAGGGTTCTGACTACATTTAGAGGAACTGCAGGGTACCTTGCCCCTGAGTGGCTTGGGGGAGTAGCTATTACATCAAAAGTTGATGTTTACAGCTTTGGTATGGTACTGTTGGAAATCATATCAGGTAGGAGAAATTCACCTGAAGCATATAGTAGCGTCAATTACCAAATTGAATATTTCCCTGTGCAAGCTATCAGCAAGCTTCACGAGGGAGACGTGCAAGGTCTGGTGGATCCACAGTTACATGGTGACTTCAATTTGAAAGAGGCTGAAAGGGTTTGCAAAGTTGCATTTTGGTGCATCCAAGATAATGAGCTTCATCGGCCGACAATGGGTGAAGTGGTTCGTGTTCTTGAGGGTCTACAGGAGATAGATATGCCCCCAGTGCCAAGGCTGCTTGCAGCTATCACGCAAGGCCCTGGATCTGTCACGGAAGGCTCTGATGCATCTTTGATGTCATGA